A portion of the Chlamydia avium 10DC88 genome contains these proteins:
- a CDS encoding ABC transporter substrate-binding protein, with amino-acid sequence MKVIIFLRSVIVLFFSFLMGGCCSKSFSNKPALTIAIYDDPLSLSPEQAKRALDLSISKLIFEGLTRENTNTPTCVELALASHYTVSTDETQYTFFLKPNTCWNDGTEITAHDIVKAWEYAKKFSPHRKLFDGIRFSSCSPSTITLTLDAPNPNILGILSSPVFSVFNPDNLNVFSGPFHLITHIPNHCLILGKNPHYYDKNKVAVNSIHLLVVPDLYTAALLLQRGEIQWLGQPWHQGLPKELKESSHYLYTRYPVEGIFWLTINTQDPFLSNIDNRRRLASAINREEIIQYALQNNQEPAYGLKRDIQLEIPYLKRKTTMLPQKLTLIYPANILRCQHIAEILKEQLKREDIDIIPEGLEYHAFLNKRQNRDFSLATGTGVALYPNAPVILESEPEKLIKNLEIFPIYHMSYDYLTTVHIKNILHNSSGAVDLKYACCS; translated from the coding sequence ATGAAAGTTATTATATTTCTACGATCGGTTATTGTTCTGTTCTTTTCTTTCCTTATGGGAGGCTGTTGCTCTAAATCTTTTAGCAATAAGCCTGCATTAACGATTGCTATTTACGATGACCCCCTGTCTTTATCTCCCGAACAAGCAAAACGTGCTTTAGATCTCTCCATATCTAAACTCATATTTGAAGGCCTGACAAGAGAAAATACCAATACACCTACCTGTGTAGAACTAGCTTTAGCTAGCCACTATACAGTATCTACTGATGAAACCCAGTACACTTTCTTTTTAAAACCTAATACCTGCTGGAATGACGGTACAGAAATCACAGCTCACGATATTGTAAAAGCATGGGAATATGCAAAAAAATTCTCCCCTCACCGCAAGCTATTTGACGGAATCCGCTTCTCTTCATGTTCTCCCTCAACAATTACATTAACTTTGGATGCTCCTAATCCCAATATCCTTGGCATTTTATCTTCACCAGTATTTTCAGTCTTTAATCCTGATAACCTAAACGTCTTTAGCGGACCTTTTCATCTTATCACCCATATACCTAACCATTGCCTAATATTAGGAAAGAATCCTCACTACTACGATAAAAATAAAGTTGCTGTGAATTCTATTCATCTACTAGTCGTACCTGATTTATATACAGCAGCATTACTGTTACAACGAGGAGAAATTCAGTGGTTGGGACAACCTTGGCATCAAGGACTTCCCAAAGAACTTAAAGAGAGTTCTCACTATTTATATACTCGCTATCCAGTAGAAGGTATTTTCTGGCTTACAATTAATACTCAAGATCCTTTTCTATCAAATATAGACAATCGTCGTCGCCTTGCGTCAGCTATTAATAGGGAGGAAATCATTCAATATGCCCTACAAAATAACCAAGAACCCGCATACGGACTGAAACGAGATATTCAACTAGAAATTCCCTACTTAAAGAGAAAAACAACAATGCTTCCTCAGAAACTCACACTTATCTATCCAGCGAATATACTTCGTTGTCAACACATTGCAGAGATACTAAAAGAACAATTGAAAAGAGAAGATATTGACATTATCCCAGAAGGATTAGAATATCATGCATTTCTAAATAAACGTCAGAATCGTGATTTTTCCTTAGCTACAGGGACAGGGGTTGCTCTCTATCCCAATGCTCCCGTAATACTGGAATCTGAACCAGAAAAACTTATAAAAAATCTAGAAATATTCCCTATTTATCACATGAGCTATGATTACTTAACCACAGTGCACATAAAAAACATTCTACATAATTCTTCAGGAGCCGTTGATCTTAAATATGCCTGCTGTTCTTGA
- the ruvX gene encoding Holliday junction resolvase RuvX translates to MCNHQFSTFLGVDYGNKRIGLAWAAAPLFISLPIGFMKTGETIEQTASNLYKIIQEKKISCVVLGNPIPMHKEHTSHLQEEIQKLASLLQTHTKTILWDERLSSVQAERMLKTDCGLSRKQRKGKTDSIAATLILSSFLDSMPDLKPSI, encoded by the coding sequence ATGTGTAATCACCAGTTTTCTACATTTCTAGGAGTCGACTATGGAAACAAACGTATAGGCCTTGCTTGGGCTGCAGCTCCTCTGTTTATTAGTTTACCCATAGGTTTTATGAAAACAGGAGAAACTATAGAACAAACAGCCAGCAATTTATATAAAATCATCCAAGAAAAGAAAATATCTTGTGTCGTTTTAGGAAATCCTATTCCTATGCATAAGGAACATACATCTCATCTGCAAGAAGAAATACAAAAATTAGCATCCTTACTCCAAACGCATACCAAAACTATTCTTTGGGATGAAAGGCTGTCTTCGGTACAAGCTGAACGCATGTTAAAAACAGATTGTGGACTCAGCCGTAAACAAAGAAAAGGAAAAACTGATAGTATTGCTGCGACGTTAATTCTTTCTAGCTTTTTAGATAGTATGCCAGATCTAAAGCCATCTATTTAA